The DNA segment TACTAGTTAGGACAATGAGAAAATCTATTGAAAGATCCTAAAATTCCGATGTCTTTTTATGAACTACAAACTGCAGAAATTGCTGTACTGACTGGTAAGAAAAATTTTAGTCAGGTATTAGGAATTTCTATAGCTCTCTAGATATGCCATATTTCGCACTTCCTGCATTTCAAACAAGTTGTAAAAATAATCGGTCACTGGACTCTTCATTATTCAACCAAGTGAAGCtacggaatatacagggtggtccattgatagtggatagaccaaatatctcatgaaataagcatcaaacgaaaaaactacaaagaacgaaactcatctagcttgaagggagaaaccagatggcactatggttggcccgctagatggtgctgccataggtcaatcggaaaacaactgcgtttttttaaatgggaacccccattttttattacatattcgtgtagtacgtaaagatataccaatgctttagttggatcacttttttcgctttgtgatagatggcgcagtaatagtcacaaatgtagaagtacgtggtatcatgtaacattttgACAGTGcagacggtgtttgcttcgtgatacattacccgtgttaaaatggaccatttatcaattgcggaaaaggtcgatatcgtgttgatgtatggctattgtgatcagaatgcccaacgggcgtgtgctatgtgtgctgctcggtatcctggatgacatcatccaagtgtctggatagttacgttatttaaggaaacaggaagtgttcagccacaagtgaaacgtcaaccacgacttgcaacaaatgatgatgcccaagtagctgttttagccgctgttgcggctaatccgcatatcagtagcagacaaattgcgcgagaatcgggaatctcaaaaacaacGGTCCTGAGAATGCTACGTGAACATAGatggcacccgtaccatatttctatgcaccaggaattgcatggtgacgactttgaacgtcgtgtacagttctggcactgggcacaagagaaattataggacgattttttgcacgcattctatttagcaacCAAGCgacgttcaccaacagcggtaacgtaaaccggcataatatgcactattgggcaacgcaaaatccgcggctggctgcgacaagtggaacatcagcgaccttggcgggttaatgtatggagcggcattttgggaggaaggatacttggcccccactttatcgatggcaatctaaatggtgcaatatatgctgatttccaatgtaatgttctaccgatgttcctacaagatgtttcactgtgtgacagaatgacgatgtacttccaacatgatggatgtccggcacatagctagcgtgcagttgaagcagtattgaatagcatatttcatgacaggtggattggtcgccgaagcacattcaccggatctgacgtccccggatttctttctgttgaaggatatttgctattgtcatccaccgacaacacctgaaaaCATTcatcagcccattgtcaatgcatgtacaaacattatggaaggcgaactactctctgttgagaggaatgttgttatacgtatcgccaaatgcattgaggttgacggacaccattttgagcatttattgcgttaatatggtatttacaggtaatcgcgctgtaacagcatgcgttctcagaaatgacaagtttacAAAGGTACGtatatcacgttggaacaaccgaaataaaatgttcaaacatacctacgtcctgtattttaatttcaaaaatctaCCTGTTATCTATCAACTgatcatctaaaattgtgagccatatgttagtgactattacagcgccatctaccacaaagcgaaaaaatgaccaactaaaacattcatatttctttacatactacacgaatatgtaataaaagtgagggttcctagtttaaaaaaaaaacagttgatatccatttggcctatggcagcgccatctagaggggccaaccatagcgccattcagtttcccccttcaagctagacaagttccgttctttgcagtttttccatttgacacatatttcgtgagatatttggcccggtcacgatcaatggaccaccctgtatacctgaaAAATGGAACAAACGATGTCTTCCCTCAAGAGATGTGGAATATTAACCCTCCTAATAATATTCTCAAAGCATATGATGCATCTCTCGATTTTGAATGAGTTACACGATTGAAATAGGGTACTGACATAAGTCAATTTAATTTCGTAATAGCTATCCTATCCATGTGGTTAACATGATATTGTAGCAACTTAGGAGACAACAATGAAATAAGTTgcaacttttaatgaaaaaaatcCTGCAGTTACTTTTGcatatgtaattatgtatggtaaaaaggaCCTCACAATGTGTAACAGAATCTTAGCTGAGAATTTTTAAAATGAAGAGCTGCATATCTAATTATATCTGattttattcattataatttttttgAATATCCCTTTTCATATAGGCTACATTAGcattatgaattttttttgttttgtgaattagTACTTTCCTGAGTGTGAGAGGTAGTGGAAGATAGGAACCAGTTGGCGATTCAAGGCAGGTTTCACTCACACATATCTCTGAACATAGCCACAAGAAAGGAGTCTATGTATTGATCAACAGTTGGCGTGGTTGGCAGCATCTATTTTCATTAATATGGGAGCATGATTCATCTTATTCACATATTATTCTTTTTTAATGCTGGTTTGAGTGCTGTCATTGACATTTACATTTTGCTGACTATTCATTTCTTCAAGTAAATATAATgttgtgaagaaaataatttatttgtaccCAAATTTGACTGATAAAAGTGACTTAATTTGAATCACTTTGTCACTCAAATATCAACTCCATACAGATTTGAGACTTCTTTACTTCATCAAACCTCTATGCAAATATGTTGACTGAAGGATGTGACATTATCTGATgaagtcttaattaaatacattatGCTGGGGGAGAGAACACCATTTGACAAAATATTCTATATCCTCTCTTCTGTATGACTCATCGCCATTCCTGGATGTGTTTGAGACCTGTCCTAAAGAAGCAGTGCTCTGTTAAGTCGGACATTGACTCCATGCTGCACTGATGCACAAAAGGTCACAGGCCAGAAGCTTGGTGAGAGCGTGGGTGATCATCAAATGGAAGGCGTTCAATAGGACATGTTTTGTACTTTTTGAGAgcgaattatttttttaattaattgtacTGTACTCAACCAGGAAATTTATGTAATTAGTAAGCGGATAAGTTGAGCAAACTGGCAGTGTTTTTAATGCAAACTGCTTTTgacacattaataaaaaaaatcaaggGAAGTAATAGCAATTGCTGCAACCAACTCTGACAGTAAGTTATTGAACCCTTAAGTCTATCTGAATTGGgtgtttaaggaaccatttgcactcgagcagacaatatttaatttggttaatttagattatatgtatcgattttttaagacaagagattgcaaaataaagcaattaacaccgctctcttgtcacagcgagtaggcatcaacacactcatgtcattcgttgtcctagaaggacttaatattttgtgcggctccacagttagccatattgatatttattagcagaaaagaggcgcagaattaataagtcgctctcatttgtgaatgacctgccattatttatctagaattttacgtaagtgtaatttatatcgtaatgtatatgttgaaatgaatatgtttatttaatcttatgctttgctttgttttagtagttttagtcactccatcttcatgattgaagctgaggtcagatatcagactctgtctacaaaaaaaaatacataatgagccctggctacgttccgtacatcttcggacgtgcgaagcttgATAAATTCACGGtgtaaaattttaatccctcaattacttatccaaactaacaattattattattacaaattattattattatattttattattattttatattttttatttgttacactggcgactatgtgccaggattcattattgtatctgtactacaactaattgttctttttcatgtacatcctgaccggtgacgggaatattgaagaaaacgaataaaatctggagagaatttggactggaaatgccatcttcgcatcaagacgacatgtacggtaagacgcagcacttgcgcatccacaattgattccaagcacatttttcgttcaaaattatttttctcagcattaaattcaatattcagtttccagtcagtaattttttccaaattccgcgaaatctcattattcagacgattacattccgatccaacaatacgcaagttacattgcacaatatggccgacattgtacaagattcaagcaacatggctagtcaccattaacacgtatgctactttcgatctttaaagtcatctctcaatcattctcagtcatttaaacacacacatagggctagtcaccattaacacgtatgctactttcgatctttaaagtcatctctcaatcattctcagtcatttaaacacacacataggcagtacattttcacactacgcgtttaaacgatttttttcttgcacacaatttactcacgatatggtaaaaactcgacaccagtacacaatggaacaacaatcaagtaatgcaaacatggatacacagacacattcagacacagaaattaatacagacacgcaaacacatcAAAATAATCCGCTACAGACACAAATAAACGCCGAGAGGAGCAATtcagaaccaaacctgagagaccacgtcacgtctaatgacgcggcgggggcaagctcattttgcaatcaaaattttggcgctatactgaattcaattttggaacgcatatccaatattaagcaagataatgacgaaaaattctcacaattaatgacagacaatgcagccttcagaaatgacataaaatcagacttcgccatactgactcaaaaggtagatgaaattaatacacgtctttccaaacaggtcgacgatcttacggaaaaattcgaaaatttagaattacgacaaagcgacaatgccaatcacatccatgacttgacaaaaacctgtgaaactattaattgcaaactagaatcaaacacgtacgcatgtgacgaaattaatttaaaggtgaatacaatagaaacaaacgtagctgacattcacaaacagattcacacaacaatacagatagaggctgaaccccatttgtctcgcattaactcacaatttaaagaatggacggcacacaaagacgaaatttttgaagaatgtatacaaaacaaattgccacatattgtgcacgattctgtagtggaatacatgaacaacaatagacaagtaatcgatgacgatatgcaaacaaagacaactcaatgccaagcacaacagaatagtatacccactacacatttttacacacacagaagaaaatctcgattcgggaatgaacacatgtacacacacgaatttcaacactcaaatacacaatacactgacacgcatacCAGCAGATACCCATCACccgaaatacaatacaattatcattctgatgaagaaccatgtacacacagggaagaattgaatgattacacggaaagaaacagacgaacacgtaacaaagaagaagaaagtctattcaagcaccgtaaattccaacctttgATACCAGGCAAAAACgctgtacaccctgtcatcttcttaaaagcttttaggaacgctttcccacgttcgtggagcgaccacaaacgcattgcgtacgttgtgcATTAtattcaaggggacgctgctgtctgggcttaccatgaatgcgacagatgtgtaacatacgagcagtttgaacgcaccttcttgaataagttttggtcacccactgtgcaggaacgcatccgcaaacaagtcactgaacccgaacacttcaatcctaaaaacgacaacctgcgcagatatttcgagaagtacctaaacatgacacacttccttaatgaaccagtgaaaccaaaagatgtgatccgatcactgaaagcaagacttccttttaatacactcctggaaatggaaaaaagaacacattgacaccggtgtgtcagacccaccatacttgctccggacactgcgagagggctgtacaagcaatgatcacacgcacggcacagcggacacaccaggaaccgcagtgttggccgtcgaatggcgctagctgcgcagcatttgtgcaccgccgccgtcagtgtcagccagtttgccgtggcatacggagctccatcgcagtctttaacactggtagcatgccgtgacagcgtggacgtgaaccgtatgtgcagttgacggactttgagcgagggcgtatagtgggcatgcgggaggccgggtggacgtaccgccgaattgctcaacacgtggggcgtgaggtctccacagtacatcgatgttgtcgccagtggtcggcggaaggtgcacgtgcccgtcgacctgggaccggaccgcagcgacgcacggatgcacgccaagaccgtaggatcctacgcagtgccgtaggggaccgcaccgccacttcccagcaaattagggacactgttgctcctggggtatcggcgaggaccattcccaaccgtctccatgaagctgggctacggtcccgcacaccgttaggccgtcttccgctcacgccccaacatcgtgcagcccgcctccagtggtgtcgcgacaggcgtgaatggagggacgaatggagacgtgtcgtcttcagcgatgagagtcgcttctgccttggtgccaatgatggtcgtatgcgtgtttggcgccgtgcaggtgagcgccacaatcaggactgcatacgaccgaggcacacagggccaacacccggcatcatggtgtgggtagcgatctcctacactggccgtacaccactggtgatcgtcgaggggacactgaatagtgcacggtacatccaaaccgtcatcgaacccatcgttctaccattcctagaccggcaagggaacttgctgttccaacaggacaatgcacgtccgcatgtatcccgtgccacccaacgtgctctagaaggtgtaagtcaactaccctggccagcaagatctccggatctgtcccccattgagcatgtttgggactggatgaagcgtcgtctcacgcggtctgcacgtccagcacgaacgctggtccaactgaggcgccaggtggaaatggcatggcaagccgttccacaggactacatccagcatctctacgatcgtctccatgggagaatagcagcctgcattgctgcgaaaggtggatatacactgtactagtgccgacattgtgcatgctctgttgcctgtgtctatgtgcctgtggttctgtcagtgtgatcatgtgatgtatctgaccccagaaatgtgtcaataaagttttcccttcctgggacaatgaattcacggtgttcttatttcaatttccaggagtgtattaaagagaaattactgtacttaccggacgacgatcctgaatattttttggaaaagttagatgctgttgatttactatatgaagaacaagaaccaacacacaactcacgcagtaggaatcaacatgtctacattgctacattaccaaacacacagaaaaattcacaacacacagtaaacatgcaaaacaatcaccacAACTCACAGCCGCACACAAACAACAACTACAactatacacagggagataacccgtacaaaaaacgaagaaacaacaattttaattcaagaaggaataatggaaacaacaacagacacaaagcaaaacagaaacactggaaaagaaacaacaacacagattacacaagaaatggaacacttacaccgcactttaatcagaactacaaccagtattatgtgagacagtggcaaacaccgcaaccgctaccacaaaatcatattcagatgccacaagggaattttgcgcaaacaagcaacacaaaccaacaagtgacttcagccaaaCGAAACCAGACAGgtgattggcaaagacaatatccaaatgtaaatattattgaggtagctaatgaaactacaactacacttaccaatgaccagacaaaccaggtaaactagaaccagtcattactgagccccaggtcgtgactgaggaacatttggggggcaacttcaatttagaaactatgtttgaatacacacttgctagtgaaactgtgaaacaagaaaaattaacatttacacaacaagagttgcctacactattcttaagatataatgaaagtggaaacttagctgatgatctgataaatgacaacacacaatgtcacaatgtaaagaaaagatttgtactgtcttccacctcaggcattgtaggaggtatacctactaacataattattgatacaggagctgctgtcagtgtgatttctcacaatttttatactatgatgaagaaaacttgtaagataccagagttcccagttcagaactgtttaatattaactgcattaggtaataagtcaagcagagttaataagcaggtatttgtgactgttaatatgggaaatggaatcgtacaatggcctttcctagttgtccaaaaccttgctgccaattgtatattgggtattgattttctttgcgagaaggactgtactatagacttctccaaaggcatttgttattttaagtatgaaggcagagacatagttttgaacttggacactcgactagtagaccataacaagcactgttctggctacaagatacagattatacgtgagactgacatagattccacacaacaacctgtatcacacggtgaggtagtgaatgatgtacttacacaaattaattctaagttatcagaatgtgatgctattaatgaagaggagaggtcccagcttaaacatattttacttaagaataaggatgttttcactagtaagccaggtaggatcaacacatatatgtatacgattgaagtcaagcctcaccaaatctattaccacaagtcatacaatgtacctctagctctgcgacctgcagtttgggaagaactaaagaaaatgattacatggaatattatagaaccatcaacatctccatattgtagccctttgcatgtagtgaaaagacacaatggaagtatcaggttagtattagatgcaagagctatcaaccaaattatcttacctgtgaggacacaaccagaaaatcttgacgaaaaacttcagaagttcttggatgcaaaatatttctctacaatagaccttaaaaattcgttttggcaggtgccaataagcaaagaatccagaaaatatacagcctttatgtttggtggcagaacttatcaattttgtgtattaccatttggcctaaatgtaagctcaggagtattcattactgcactaaactctgtactcggtgatgatttactagaaactgttacacactacgtagatgacatactgattgcctcaaaaacctggaaggatcacactgataccctgaacactttactatgcagattcacgCAAGCTGGTATCACTGgcaatatttgtaaatctagatttgcttgttgtgagatcaaatacctaggacacatcatcaacacacaaggcattaaacctgacccttcaaaattagatgctatcagacatttccccagtcccactaataagaaacagttaaaatcatttctcggtctatgctcatttttcagacgattcatacctaaacagttactcaacagtagatacttactaaacttattaaagaagaaccaggtatggatttggaaccaagactgtgaaaatgactttactaaaatcaaagaagccttagcaaattctaacatgctggaacatccaaacttcaatttgaacttttgtattgcttgtgatgcatcaaacattggtttgggatgttgtttattccAACTTGTTAaaacagaaacttcagaacatattaagatcattggttttgccagtcgtactttaacggaatgtgaaagatcttactccaccacagaattggaaacattatctattatatggacatttaaaaagtttaattattatctgtatggaagacacaccattatatacactgaccatcaagcacttacattccttttgtcatgtaaactcattcatcctagacttacacgatgggcacttgcattacagaattactcttttgaaatcaagcacatcaagggaaaagacaacataatagctgacacactttcaagactaccgcaaggattacaccataacaatacagactttgagaacacacatgattacagaatactactcatgcaagacaaacagtttacacaatactacatagacctatgcaagaacatggcaacgctacaagattcagatccacactggtacaaaataaaacaaatcatagtacaacaacacaatgacactttacaagacagatacatgttacacaacaacatacttttctacaaaagacacacaaatgctactaactggtgcgtttgcataccacaagattctgtacacaatctcgttgcacacactcacacagtttggggacactacggaacaaagaaatgtctaaacaagttacatacatattgctattttccaaacatgagaagaaaaatacatgatgtcatcagcaaatgtctcatatgtcaaaaatccaagccacaaaatcaatccaccaaaacagatttgcactctatcttacctactggacctagagagatactttgtacagatgttagtggacctcatccaactagcatcggaggttgcaaatacattctagcattttatgacatattttctaagcacatcaaactttttgccattaagtcacccacagcaaacaccatcattagaagattcacaaatgattacatgccatactgtggaaaacctaaagccattctatcagataacgccaagtattatgcatgattcacctggagaaaatttctaaaggacaataacattaagagcatctttatttcaaagtttcatgcatcagccaacccttgtgagagagtttttagagaattaaatagattcatgagaacttatacctcaacacagcacacaaactggatacattacctagcactttttgaggaaatacacaacaatttaaatatatacaacacaccctacactcccagagaaatcatgtttgacacaaaggaaactaatgaatggagcaacccactaccaaaattttctgacaccaaaccttcacacgaggaaaaggtaagggaagtactcatggcaattactgaacaagctgacattagaaataagaactatggtgctaatctgaaaagaaggcaaaactttacaataggcatgcaagttttacttaagacccactacaaatcgtcattacctctaaaacgtaatgttaagtggcgtccgctatatgaaggtccttacacaatcattgatataccacatcctggagcatatctgttacaaaacctcaagaataagagaattttaggtttgtaccctcacaaagatttgaaaacttttagcccttagcagagtatgctgatacaaaaacaaggtaagtcacatctggtacttcaagctggaagaagaagaagatataagctataatcttaagtatctacattttacagcaccagcagtaacagcagcagcagcaagaagataagacacaggaagaactatcaattttcatgcaaagcacagttactgattatatttgttaataccttgcagacaagctgacagactaaatgaccggagacaattgctgctctgaacctgatatattaattggcatgatagacacttgatttgctattcacactcacaccacgatccacatgaacacaacatgcacaaaaaaaaaaacactctacaggaaatgacaaatgagattaattgagcaaggctatataatttattttatttgtaaatgatactttgtgcgtgtgctaatttggaattgattgtggatgtgacgtgtcttgtcttattgtaatcatgacttttcaggacagatcatctcaaggatgttttctaatctattatgaaagtttatgttgcaggaaacatttaatgaggaagaacacttattgtgtagtactgatgtaaaggaaaatatacttaaaaggaaaactttattaaaaaggggaagaaacctataaaagaaaatggattttctcaatgtatcacaatacactgaacctattagataattttttttatgtctgacccatatatatttgtaaatatctagtttaatgcaactgaaaaatataaaatatgtatatgtattacgaaacaatgtagtgtaaatgtatagatacatgtttcacagaaaatttttatatctatgtaaatatgtaacagaaaactgtactcaaagtgaagtgatatttgttatgttttgtgctctctgttgtgaacgaacattttgttttgcaacgaacaatgtatggacaagttgtgtgcaaatattaaaaaaaacggttcactgcgctcatgatgggacactataggtgacgtgagtagcaaaaccacggcacacttttcgacgaaacgacgacacaatatccaggagacgacatacgctttttggaagacgaaatatggaggttattgagtagatgtaacacggactggtcagtatggaaccactgacaccatgaattcctaccaagacgaaaccacattttaattatgtcttccaaagcacgcttcgttgcgagattcttgatctccaacttgtttcttcaagaactatcgtctcaatgtaaacaaaacgtgtgacacgtgacatttattttaaagtgcaaagactttagcacagtataaatctttactaacaagtgacattctaaagagaatatgttcacatatctctgaatatgcacaaaaccattaattaattttatttattgaatgaacatgtgtaataacattttgaagtgaaagagaacaacggactagatgcccaacaaaatttttacaaagtaacagtacaagtgaatacgaactatgaaattcgttacagtctgtgtaAAACTGTTACATAAAATTGAAAACTTTTTGCGCGTTAGCAGTGATAGCACTGAGTCACTGCACTGGCCTTTGGTACTGGAGTTCCCGGGTTCAATACTGCTCGgaatcaaacatttttatttttcttttcactttcattgatcttgtatgtaaatattatttacatatttttgtggaTGTTTGACATTTTAtcatattttaagtatgttgaatctgtgaaacaagatacgtaagaacttatgattcatgacatgacaaataaagaaaatacgtcaacaaattgctcagctgcaggtggtacacctttgctctcgcaatttggggggcagtttaaggaaccatttgcactcgagcacagacaatatttaattcggtta comes from the Schistocerca piceifrons isolate TAMUIC-IGC-003096 chromosome 9, iqSchPice1.1, whole genome shotgun sequence genome and includes:
- the LOC124717222 gene encoding GATA zinc finger domain-containing protein 14-like; the protein is MVKTRHQYTMEQQSSNANMDTQTHSDTEINTDTQTHQNNPLQTQINAERSNSEPNLRDHVTSNDAAGASSFCNQNFGAILNSILERISNIKQDNDEKFSQLMTDNAAFRNDIKSDFAILTQKVDEINTRLSKQVDDLTEKFENLELRQSDNANHIHDLTKTCETINCKLESNTYACDEINLKVNTIETNVADIHKQIHTTIQIEAEPHLSRINSQFKEWTECIKEKLLYLPDDDPEYFLEKLDAVDLLYEEQEPTHNSRSRNQHVYIATLPNTQKNSQHTVNMQNNHHNSQPHTNNNYNYTQGDNPYKKRRNNNFNSRRNNGNNNRHKAKQKHWKRNNNTDYTRNGTLTPHFNQNYNQYYVRQWQTPQPLPQNHIQMPQGNFAQTSNTNQQVTSAKRNQTGDWQRQYPNPLAEYADTKTSTSSNSSSSKKIRHRKNYQFSCKAQLLIIFVNTLQTS